The Arachis duranensis cultivar V14167 chromosome 9, aradu.V14167.gnm2.J7QH, whole genome shotgun sequence genomic sequence tttagatgtagtttttagagaaagaggttctctcctctctcttaggattaggatttaggatttttcttagttttaggagtgactctcaatcccaggttcaacgttcttttactttatattcctCTTTTTACTTTCGGATGCTTCAATGCTTGTATTagatatgttgcctatttggcttatgctacattcatgttatgattttcttaattaatattatttgaggtaattcaaatttaagattgctttgctctgtttaagattgctttcaatttaatttagatatttttctcccttttggccttggttaaataattggtgactcttgagttatcaaactcattgttgattgagaattggaattcttcaagaattaattcatccacttaacttaccttcatagttagaggttaataaagtgggagaaaaatccaattcttattataattgataaggataactgggataggacctacaatcttcataccttgccaagagtttattttatagttatttatttattttatttcttcttatgcaacatactgctccctaatttctcaaaaccccaaatttacaatctccataaccaataataagaacatacctccctgcaattccttgagaagacgacccgaggtttgaatactcggttatcaatttcaaaggggtttgttacttgtgacaaccaaaacgtttgtatgaagggatttttgtcggtttagagactatatctacaacgcgactgttttcttatcttttcttatttcattcttcttcctttcttattttctctcacttccattctattttatttaatttatttgcatactttcattcattgcattttttttattttgtgcatatttttattttcttttctaaatttgttattttggtgttaaaaatttaCTTGGGAAATTATTTCTTgtaaattattatgaaattgtttgacaattatatattactttttgaagggttgcttgcatgttcaatttaatactttcaatagcttatttaccatacatgctatgtgtttatgaaaaagcccatatggcattatgcacttctctattatactttagactattcaatgcttgcttttcataaactccctttactattttattaattgaatataattgtcaatacaaacatggTGATTTATTACAAGTGATGCTtggtctatgctactcatgccctttgccggcatgccaataaacaccttgcattcactTGTCCTTATATGCACTAGCTATTTTCAATagtattttaccacttggttgaagtaatattttcttttccaagaaaccttttaaagtatttcactaatttgaataaaattttttgttacacttgtttgaagaaatattatattggaacatggtttagagctcgaacacacaaaacctgtaagatttttgagcctatttgattggttgcattttatcaaccaataatttatttttgatgtgtgtttttctctctaagattgtgatctttgtcttgcttaattctatatttccattatttgatgtatacatgcacttacatgattgaggcatttgtttcactgagctcacatacccatatggccttacctttcattatcccttgcaaaccaattttgagcctattatacccatttgttctttattttagcacatcatcaactctaagcgaaaaacaataatgtccttaatttgaatccttggttagcttagactagtgaaagtgcttatgatttaagtgtgggaaaattgtatttggaaacatttggtttgagaattgagtatgttagaaatttctgaaaatgtgaaagaaatgtttaggacatgtttatgcattcaataatttaatcatatgcattgagaaaaacaaaagaaaataatataaaaaaagagaaaaataaaagaaaaagaaaagaaaagaaaagaaaaaaagcaaataaaaggggacaaaatgccccaaagtgaggggtgaaagcaatgcatatgagttgtacttgaaattagaatgtatgaatatgtggaaaacatagttaatggatggttagatgttgtattatgattacatggattgtctaagttaggtggaaaagtttaagttaattaaggattaagatttttagtccacttggccaaatacaatcctaccttgaccctaaccccattacaacccttaaaagacctcttgatatgtatatttatgcattaaatttttgttgattgttagatgaagagcaagccttagaaagcaaggttagtagagaattgagagaatcgaaccttaaacacttgaatgattagagtgtatacacttccaatgagggttcgatgctcgattctttgttcccggccttcatgagctattttcttctgcaagtttacttttacttcatttttatgatttgaatcagtgaaatccagttcatatatgttcttaaaagatttatttatttttaaccaagtaggtagaaacattctgcatgtagttgcattcatatagataggattGCATTTCATATTaatctaccattcctcttcatctttatagtttctcttgagcttagcatgaggacatactagtgtttaagtgtggggaggttgataaaccactattttatggtttatcttgtgctcaattgagtgggtggggaggttgataaaccactattttatggtttatcttgtgcttaattgagtggattttatcaactctttacccacttattcataatatttgcatagttttatatttccttcctgattttgtactatgattgaaaacatgcttctttgatcttatatttgcttattattaatcctctgttattaccattagatgccttgatatgtctgttaagtgatctcagagattacagggcaggaatggctcaaaGGATGGAAACGAAGcatacaaaagtggaaggaatacaagaagttggagaaattgctaagttgtccagcctgacctctttgcactcgaacggctataactttagctacaaaggtccaaacgacgcgactccaattgcgttgaaaagctaacgtccggggcttcaattttttatataatttgccaGAGCTGCCTTAATGCCAagtgatgcgaacgcgtgggtcacgcggacgtgtgacctggcaggaacacaacccgcgcggccgcgtgagccatgcggccgcgtcactttttcgcgacctgtacgtaccagaatacgctaagggcgatttctgggctgtttttaacCCGGTTTGCgccccagaaaacacagattagaggctataaagtgggggaatccattcattcatgaagaggctctcataattcacttttcatgttttagatgtagtttttagagagagaggttctctcctctctcttaggattaggatttaggatttctcttagttttaggagtgactctcaatcccaagttcaacgttcttttactttatattcctctttttactttcagatgcttcaatgcttgtattagatatgttgcctatttggcttatgctacattcatgttatgaatagttatttatttattttatttcttcttatgcaacatactgctccctaatttctcaaaaccccaaatttacaatctccataaccaataataagaacatacctccctgcaattccttgagaagacgacccgaggtttgaatactcagttatcaatttcaaaggggtttgttacttgtgacaaccaaaacgtttgtacgaagagatttttgtcggtttagagactatatctacaacgcgactgtttttttgatattctttactggcaaaaatcctaacgtcaataGATTCGGCCATACTTCTCCTTATGTGCCAAATAGATGTCATTTATCCTTCTTGTCTACTTGAACATATGAAACAATTCATTTTTCTAAACATTGCCAGGTAAATTATCCACAAAAATTATGAATGATTCACTCTCCAATTGGAGATATGCTTCCCAGTTCCAAATCCGTGGATCTTTCCTAACATGGGCTGTCTAACTTTATCCCACCTTACATTGACATAGATAGATTATAAAGTATGAGGAGTACTTACTCTCATATTTTTATTGAAGCACCATTCTGCCATTCTTTTTCTCTGATTGTGTCGTGGACGGACGTTGTGCGGCGCTGATGTAGTGACTCTCGGTGGCTGAGACGGCTTGACTAGAGAGAcaagaataattataaaaatgaaaaacttattaacttattaacatatttatatataggatatgaaaatatttaggattttatttttttctaattttttataaaaaaataattttgaatttatttatttatactcaaacaaaataaaaaaataagtaaaaattgttgctttcaattttttaaatataagtacaaaattatttttacaaaaagtaaaaatttagaGATGACATAAAGATTTAAAATACTAAGAATTAATTTGGCCTAATTCAATGATACAATATTGTATCAAGAAATAGAGAGAATTAAATAGAAACTAGCGATAATAAAATAGATATCCTAGAATTAGGACCAAGAGAAGAATGAGAGTTTCTAATTACATTATGCATATCCAAATTATTACGTTATATTCTTATTTATAACATAATTCTTTAATTGAGCTATAGGCCAAATACTAATCCTAACATTATCTTTTCCTTAAAAAATAACCTTGCTTTTaaagttgtgaaaaaaaattattaatcctaaaaaaataaatgcaaattacatttaaaaaaattaatattaaaataacaatttttattttatttctattccACTGCTATTAAAATTCTTCCTGAATcctattgataaaaaaatcaatcCATCAatctaaaacaaaaagaatataTTTGAACCAGCAATATTAAAATTGGTCCAAATGGGCTGCAATATTTAAAATTGGACCTAAAATCAACGGAACATCCATCTTCTTTCTATGTTAGACTTCAGAAAGACCCAACTCCTTTGCCCCACGCGCCACACCCTTTTTACTTTCCATTGGCTCCTTCCTTCTCTGCCATGGGTTTACTGCTGCTGAGAGAACCACTAGCGCCACCATTGCGTCCAACTCGCAGCCAACCCACCACAGCGCATGTCAGTCGCCACTTCTTCCGACCATCCTAGTGTCAGACCCCGCCAACCCCACCTACTTCTTTATCGTTCGAGCCTCCTCTTCAATATCCCAAGGAAAGACCGCCGCCATGAGTTCTCGTGGCTTAGCCATGATTGAGGAAACGCGATGGCATAGACCACTACCTTTCACCGTTGCCGCTTTGCCTTCCACCATCGCTACACCGCTAAACTCCGCTAGCATCTGCCCTCCCTTTGCGGAGGTGTCGTCCTCAATGCCACTACTTATTGTTAGATTTGCTGCTTCTTCATCCTCAATGCCACCTTTTCTATTTAGCTATGCAACATCGTTGGCACTGACCAAGACCACCGCGTGCGAGTTCAGATGCGGTGGTTTTCGGGGTGGTGATGTCACCCTCACCATTGCCAGTTCTTGATTTGTGTCCACCACCTTCACTTTCACTGTATTTTTTTTCAGCCGCTCAAAAACAGAATTAAGTTCATGACATTCCTCTTgggctttattcataaattctAGGAAACATTTTTTGTGCAGAGAAAGGAACAAGGAATATCTATTTTTGAACCAGAGGATGATATTTGATAATGACACTAatctatttttgtatttgataatgACATTATATTTTGTGTGTCTGTGCTTAGAAGGCAAGCagcatattttatttgattatttaaattGCATAAGCTTTTGTGCttgtgtttgtgtttgtgtGTACTTGGTGCAGGACAGTGACTTGGACTTTTGTtcgattattattttttgtttgatttttctattttccacATGGAGTAATGTAAATTTGATACTTTCCTCTGTTATACAGAAAGATTACTTCAGATGAGTTTGAAGAACATTAGTGGACATTCTAGGACTTGAAGATTGCAATTTGTTTAGCCATGACTccgtaagtttttttttatcttacttATACTTGTATGTTTTCATATGTATATTATGACCTTTGTGCAGTTTTTTTTCATGTTGAATGTCTTTTATGTGTCTTTTtcattgtttcttaattttaacaataatatttttatgtgccttttttatgaatttatataCTTACTGTGCATAAACATTATTATTTACATGGTTATTAGTTAAATAGtagtaataatatatgaataattaggTTTTCCCAAGACCTAGAGAAAAATTGGATGAGTTTACCGAGAGATAAAGCCGAGTTTAGTAACGGTGTCAATGACTTCTTAGACTTTGCTTACTCCATCGGATACCCACAAGGAGAGGAAATCTTATGCCCTTGTGCAAAGTGTTGTAATTTCTTGTGGCACAAAAGACAAACAATTTATATTCATTTGATTGCCTTTGGATTCGTTAATGGTTATACGAGATGGATTCATCATGGGGAAAGCGTAGTCGGCATGGATGTTGATAGCGATAGCAATAATGAGATTGACAGTGAGAGTGAGACTAACTCGTACGACGACATGGACGCCTTGTTGAACGATAGATTTCGGGATGTGGCACAAGCGGAAGGGATAAAAGAAGGTATGAATGAAGATGCAAAGAAATTCTATAACTTGGTTGAAGAGGCTAGCAAAGAACTGTATCCCGGTTGCGACGGGTTTTCTACGTTGTCTTTCACCATCCGATTATACTTGTTAAAGTGTCAACATGGGTGTAGTAATGCCTCTTTTACTTCTCTCTTGGAGTTGCTAAAAGAAGCTATTCCTAACTTAAATATTCCTACTTCTTTCAATAAAGCCAAGACTATGGTGAGAGATTTGGGTCTTGACTATAAAAAGATTGATGCATACCCGAACGATTGCATGCTATATTGGAAAGAGTACGAGAAGGACACATCTTGTCATGAATGTGGCGCTTCGTGTTGGATTGTGCATCCTGTAGTTGAAGCTAATGTTTTGCCttcaaaaaaatatcacaaTATTCCTGTGAAGACGTTGCGACACTTTCCCCTAATTCCCAGGCTTCAAAGACTATTCATGTGCTCAGCAATAGCTAAAAGCATGAGGTGGCATGATGAAGAACGCAGAAAAGATGAGAAGTTAAGGCATCCCGCTGATGGACAGTCATGGAAGGACTTTGACAATCGTCATACAAATTTTGCTCTCGATCCCCGTAATGTGAGACTTGGCTTGTTAAGTGACGGATTCAATCCATATCGAACCATGAGCATATCTCATAGCACATGGCCTGTTGTTTTAATGGCTTATAATTTGCCGCCATGGATGTCTATGAAACAGGAATACTTTATGTTGTCGTTGCTAATCCCTGGACCAAAGTCACCAGGAAATGATATAGACATTTACTTGCAACCTTTGATCGAGGAGTTGAAGGAGTTGTGGGAGGTTGGGGTGGAAACATATGATGCATCAAAAAATGAAACCTTCCAAATGTATGCAGCTCTTATGTGGACAATTAGTGATTTTCTGGCTTACGCAATGCTATCTGGTTGGAGTACAAAAGGGAAGCTAGCTTGCCCTTGTTGTAACCATGAGACTTGTTCTAACTATCTTAAATATAGTCGCAAGACATGCTATATGGGTCATCGTGCCTTTTTGCCTGAGGATCATCCATGGAGAGCTAATAAGAGATCTTTCAATGAAAAAGTAGAATATAGGCAAGCTCCACCATTATTGTCGGGTACTGAAGCTTTAAGTCAGTTGGAGTATGTGGATAATTCATTTGGGAAGCTAAAACCAAAGAAAGATGGTCCATGGAAGAAGAGGTCAATATTCTTTGATTTACCTTATTGGCAGTATAACACATCACGACACAATTTAGATGTGATGCATATAGAAAAGAACATAGTTGATAGTATTCTTGGAACTCTCTTGGATATTTCTGGCAAGACAAAAGATCACACAAATGCTCGATATGACTTGCAATAAATGGGCATTCGAAAGAACCTTCACCCTAAGAAAACAAATGGTAGGAAAAAGGTGAAGCTGGCAAAGGCATGCTACTCAATGACCAATGCTGAAAACTCAATTTTTTGTGACGTCTTGAAGACAGCAAAGTTGCCAGATGGCTCTACTTAAAATATTTCTCGGTGTGTGAACCTTTTGGAGAGAAGAATATTTGGTTATAAGACTCATGATGCTCATTTCATGCTTCACTATTTGTTACAAATTCCTATCAAAGGAATACTTCCAGATCAAGTTGCAGTTCCTTTGATTCGACTTAGCTCATTTTTTCGTCAATTGTGTCAAAAGTCTATCACATTACAAGAGATAGATCAATTACAAGAGGATATTGTCACAACATTATGCCAATTAGAGAGGATCTTTCCTCCTTCTTTCTTCGACATAATGATTCATTTGCCTATTCATTTGGCTAATGAAGTGAGATTGGGAGGTCCAGTTCAATTTCGGTCGATGTATCCTCCCGAAAGATATATGTGTACTTTGAAGTCCTATGTTCGAAATAGAAGTTGTCCTGAAGGATCTATTGCAGAGGCATATTTGGTTGAAGAATGTTTGACATTTTGCTCGCGTTACTTACATTCTGGTGTCCAAACAAAATTGAATAGACAACCCAGAAATAATGATGAACCTAATAATTCTATGATGGAAACTACAGATGCATTTTCGAATCTATTTCCAAAAAGAGGTGTTCCTTTGGGTGCAAAGAAAGGTGAACATTTTCTCCTTGACGACAAGTCTCGAGAGCAAGTTCATAGCTACATATTATTGAATTGTCACAAAATAGACGACTATGTTAGGTACATCATACTAATTCTactatattttggtattttaatTAGAAATTGATAGGTCTGTTTTATACTTACAAATATTATACTTTTGAGTTTTAGTGAGCATGAGACTTATCAACAAGGAACACGATGGATGAGAGCTAAAAACCATAGCAAAAACATTCCTACATGGTTTAAAACACGTGCTTTGCGGCATGATGTTCCAAATTGGATAAAAGAGCTCTCTAGAGGACCAACCCAATGTGCAAAAAGATATTCTGGTTATTTTATCAACGGATATAGATTTCACACTAGGCAACGTGAGGTAAGACGCAAGACACAAAATAGTGGTGTTACTTTAGTAGCATTAACGACAAGCTTTGCAAGCACAAAGGATGCAAATCCAATTCATGAAAACGTTTCTTATTATGGTAGAGTGAATGATATCATTGAGTTGGACTACTATGGAAATTTTAAGGTTACATTGTTCAAATGTGATTGGTATGAGGCTAGGGAGGATGCTTATGGCTCGACATATGTGCATTTTAACAAAAAGTGCTATCATGAAGAGCCTTTTGTATTGGCATGTCAAGTGCACCAATGCTTCTATGTGCAAGATgcatttgataaaaataaacattatgTAATGAAGACTATTCCAAGGGACCTATTTAGCATAAGTGATGAAGTTGCCATTGATGCTGAAGATACTTATGAAAATGAGCCATTTGATAATTCGACGGTTCCTTCTATACCTAATGATGATGGTGAAGTAGACTTGGTAAGGAATGATTTGAATGAAGTTCTGGTCGATGTCGCAAAAGAAGTCTATTTTTCCCAAGAGTATAACACAGGATCGGATGAAGAATATGATTCTGAAGACTTTTGAGTGACTTGTTTCCCTCTTTTATGGTATATAAGTCAAATTTATCGCTTTATGTTAGCAGTTTTCAACTTGTTTTCCCTCTTTTATGTTCTGATTGTTGCTTCTTagaattttctgaatttttcTGCATCTtgattatgagtttgtgtgggacatatttttctgcattttaaatttttctgcatttttctGCCTTTTGAGTGAAGAATATGATTCTGAAGACTTTTTGAGTGACTTGTTTCCCTCTTTTATGGTATATAAGTCAGATTTATCGCTTTATGTTAGCAGTTTTCAACTTGTTTTCCCTCTTTTATGTTCTGATTGTTGCTTATTagaattttctgaatttttcTGCATCTTGATTATGAGTATGTGTGGGACATATTTTTCtgcattttgaatttttctgcattttgaatttttctgcatttttctGCCTTCTGAGTGAAGAATATGATTCCGAAGACTTTTTGAGTGACTTGTTTCCCTCTTTTATGGTATATAAGTCAGATTTAATGCTTTATGTTAGCAGTTTTGAACATGATTTGCTGAATATTGTGATATAGAATTTGGTAATTGTTTGTTACGGTTTACCTCTTCCCCTTATTAGATGCATATGCAATTGTATTTACATGgctgttttaatatttttatacagcAACTTAATGGAAAACGGAGCAACTTCAAAGAGGAAAAGACTGGTAAAAAAGTATCAAGCTCATGCAAAAGTTAAGGAATTTGAAATGAAGGAAGTATCTTCTACTGCGAAACTAGTTCGGAATTTTATAACCAAAGGTGATAAAGGAAGTAATCAAGCCAAAATAGCACAACAGCCTAggagaaaaatttcaaaaattggagACAAATATAGTAGGGAGAATTCAATGGAAGGGAGAAATAAAACACTTGTAGACAATGTTATGAACCGGTCTTTGAGGTCTTCCCAAAACCAAGTGAGGAGTAATGTTCAACTAGAAGAACAACCAATTCCTAAGAAGATGAAGAGTAAGGCAAAGTGTCCAGCAATGGCTCTAGATGCCtttttgcatacagaaggagtAGAAGTggaaagagaagaggaagatgacTTTGAGTCAATTGGTGAGGATGCTGGAGCTACTGAAAAAGAACCAGCTAACTTgacaaacttaaaaaataacttaaaacgTCCAGCAATGACTCTTGATGCTTTTTTGGGTGACCAAGGAATTCATGTGGAAAGAGAAGAGGAACATAATGACGTTCCAACTACTGAGGATGCTAGATCTAGGCCATCCCCAAATAATGGAGAAAATGTTCATATCCCCTCTGAGGAAGATTATATTGGTGAACATGAATGTGACAATTTTGATGTAGAAGGAGATCAAGTTATGGAAGAGGCTCATGTTGAAGGTGATGTAATTTAGTTTGTTGCTAtttgttttacattttctttttatctatGAGCATGGGGCTGCCCTTTCCATACCTTTCACGGCTGTCTTTGGTTTTAATTTGTACTATTtctcaatttttaatttagatactTCAAAGGTTAAAAAGACTCGTAGAAAAACAAGATGCCTAAAGATTTATGCAAGAACTTgggaagaaagggaggaagtgACTTTTGATCAGGGAGCAGCCGTGGGGCCAACAGCTCAGAGAGTGAaggatttaactaattttattggaACAATGGAAAGGAATAGTGATTTTATTACCTTGTTGTACACTAATTGGAAAGCTGTGCCTAAGCAAATCAAAAAGCGCATTTGGAAGTATATTAATGTAAGCTccatttatctttatgtttatgccatatgttaataattattttatgcaTATGATATGATGAAATTGATGTGTTTGTAGTCAAAGTTCATTCTTCCAAAATCTTCAAAGTTATGGGTGATGACTGGTGTTCAAGGAGCATGGAAGCGTtacaaaacaagaataaaaaagaagcaTTTTGAACCATATTCTGGAAATATTGAGGATATGTTGGTGAATCGTCCTTTGGAAATTTCAGAAATACAATTTCGGAAGCTAATTGCATATTGGACTATTCCAACTGTCAAAGTGAGCTAGAGgatttcaattattattatttgatatgaTCAAGTAtaattctttcaatttttatatttttttcatcattgtTTATTTTAAACACAGGCCATGTGTGTTATAAATTCTGAAAATCACAAGAAGCAACAATGGAGGCATAAAATGGGCCCAATCAATTTTGCAAGAGTGCGTGTTGATTTGGTAAGGTCACATTTGAGTTAAAATTCTCTACTTGTTACTTCTCCctaattttagtatgttataacTTTGTAATTGTTATCTTGATCTGTAGCATGAGAAAAAAGAGAACAAAGAGGAACCAAATCAAGCTGAAATGTTTGTTGCAACTCGGAATGGACTAAAAGGGAAAACACTTGATGTAGAAACACAAGCTGTTATTGTAAGTTCCTctat encodes the following:
- the LOC107465532 gene encoding uncharacterized protein LOC107465532 codes for the protein MTPFSQDLEKNWMSLPRDKAEFSNGVNDFLDFAYSIGYPQGEEILCPCAKCCNFLWHKRQTIYIHLIAFGFVNGYTRWIHHGESVVGMDVDSDSNNEIDSESETNSYDDMDALLNDRFRDVAQAEGIKEGMNEDAKKFYNLVEEASKELYPGCDGFSTLSFTIRLYLLKCQHGCSNASFTSLLELLKEAIPNLNIPTSFNKAKTMVRDLGLDYKKIDAYPNDCMLYWKEYEKDTSCHECGASCWIVHPVVEANVLPSKKYHNIPVKTLRHFPLIPRLQRLFMCSAIAKSMRWHDEERRKDEKLRHPADGQSWKDFDNRHTNFALDPRNVRLGLLSDGFNPYRTMSISHSTWPVVLMAYNLPPWMSMKQEYFMLSLLIPGPKSPGNDIDIYLQPLIEELKELWEVGVETYDASKNETFQMYAALMWTISDFLAYAMLSGWSTKGKLACPCCNHETCSNYLKYSRKTCYMGHRAFLPEDHPWRANKRSFNEKVEYRQAPPLLSGTEALSQLEYVDNSFGKLKPKKDGPWKKRSIFFDLPYWQYNTSRHNLDVMHIEKNIVDSILGTLLDISGKTKDHTNARYDLQ